In Strix uralensis isolate ZFMK-TIS-50842 chromosome 7, bStrUra1, whole genome shotgun sequence, the following proteins share a genomic window:
- the SHLD2 gene encoding shieldin complex subunit 2 isoform X1: MSKRPQIHIFVGAPSIPSLLHASERSSAAPAAEKWRELYCLYDTHSVFSEKIKGADHLVFQAESSVVTAVPTNDDSSQQSEKRRLMVAKEYLTSLVPVAVTCTSIPKKTESLIYSDCQISKDRCSHANVNQAADQHLPQKFAELARQDKQSHGCCSNLTERKASHLEVNSSDISDLVASTKQISIHLRSVEQGDQSDRGSDRHEHLSQYLDTFSPQNQESKPKGEPSDCSDFAVSTDTEFRSIVTSSQMAVLAQDRNEMQKRITKLLETEAGKKPEERQYDRFQFDSDVGTCLNVAENACKEEYTSSLELFSSEGDGENVCFEATKQEGSAQANTETSQELNVPAEQFVNEILIEPLSSGILCSQIDSSHKSSSKRAHKCEDSFHIFHSTFKRQLNSKKAKLNSSPAGPGMRVDQERMTEFKKLQKKLSPLKNCCCKNQKYNVLVTIVHPCHIKEIQVKTRPESSCKVPVATIVVIDQSEIERKVVLWRGAAFWSLTVFPGDIVLLTDIIMYENLWCGEMMLQSTFTSQLLNLGNCSALNPEEFYPIVDGGVLHGLLSYISSELPHFEDIPRRQVQRLDSIQYMQLDQLQPNILVHSILKIINIAILTESVYSYRGGNQRKIVLTVEQNRDQHYRMVLWGAGAAWCPQLQRKKDHIWDFKYLLVQHSSVSGDFELHTTPWSSYECLFDDDKRAIEFREKFQKSKTSLMQMTKLSAHLEEKCSGVMQVKARILELKFTISTGQYKQLSFCADTSLEYVLASLPMITYSGCAKCGLELQADENMIYKQCIRCLPYNKVKTFYRPALMTVEDGGYEIYVHVVSELIEKIFLNIPADWLNRLVVPSSDITYSTIVADLCHSLLADTEASYLLEIRSHFVLDENSYPLQKDFHLLNFHPDL, encoded by the exons atgtcaaaaagacctcaaattcatatttttgtgGGAGCACCCAGTATTCCAAGCCTGCTGCATGCGTCAGAGCGAAGTAGTGCAGCACCTGCTGCTGAAAAATGGAGAGAACTGTACTGTTTGTATGATACACATAgtgttttttctgagaaaatcAAGGGTGCTGACCACTTAGTGTTTCAGGCAGAAAGCTCTGTAGTCACAGCAGTTCCTACAAATGATGACAGCTCTCAGCAGTCTGAAAAGAGGAGATTAATGGTAGCAAAAGAGTATCTGACATCTCTTGTACCTGTGGCAGTAACTTGTACCAGCATACCTAAAAAGACTGAAAGTTTAATTTATTCTGATTGTCAAATATCTAAAGATAGATGCTCACATGCAAATGTAAATCAGGCTGCAGATCAACACCTTCCACAAAAATTTGCAGAGTTGGCTAGACAGGACAAACAATCACATGGCTGTTGTTCAAACCTCACTGAAAGAAAAGCCAGTCATTTAGAAGTGAACAGCTCTGACATTTCTGATTTGGTTGCCAGTACTAAACAGATTAGCATACATCTAAGGTCTGTGGAACAAGGTGATCAATCAGATCGTGGAAGTGATCGCCATGAACATCTAAGTCAATATCTGGATACATTTTCCCCCCAAAATCAAGAGTCAAAACCAAAAGGAGAACCAAGTGATTGTTCAGACTTTGCAGTGTCAACAGATACTGAATTTCGTAGTATAGTGACTTCGAGTCAGATGGCTGTTCTTGCACAGGATCGGAATGAGATGCAGAAAAGAATCACAAAGCTACTGGAAACAGAAGCAGgcaaaaaacctgaagaaaggcAGTATGATCGCTTCCAATTTGATTCTGATGTTGGAACATGTCTTAATGTGGCTGAAAATGCATGCAAGGAAGAGTATACAAGTTCCCTTGAACTTTTCAGTTCTGAGGGTGATGGGGAAAACGTTTGCTTTGAAGCTACAAAACAAGAAGGAAGTGCTCAGGCAAATACAGAGACATCTCAAGAACTTAATGTTCCTGCTGAGCAATTTGTAAATGAAATCCTTATCGAACCACTGAGCTCAGGAATATTGTGCTCCCAAATAGACAGTTCTCATAAGAGCTCTTCTAAAAGAGCCCACAAATGTGAAGattcctttcatatttttcacTCGACGTTTAAAAGACAGCTGAATTCAAAGAAAGCTAAACTGAATTCTTCTCCAGCTGGTCCTGGGATGAGAGTGGATCAAGAGAGGATGACAGAGTTCAAGAAACTTCAAAAGAAACTTTCACCACTTAAGAATTGCTGCTGCAAAAATCAAAAGTACAATGTTTTGGTCACAATAGTACATCCTTGTCATATCAAAGAAATACAGGTGAAGACTAGACCAGAATCTTCATGTAAAGTTCCTGTAGCAACAATTGTAGTTATTGACCAGTCAGAAATTGAGAGAAAGGTGGTGCTGTGGCGTGGTGCTGCATTTTGGTCACTCACTGTGTTTCCTGGGGATATTGTACTGCTTACAG ataTAATAATGTATGAGAATCTCTGGTGTGGAGAAATGATGCTGCAATCTACATTTACCAGTCAGTTACTAAATCTGGGGAACTGCTCAGCTCTCAATCCAGAAGAAT TTTATCCTATAGTGGATGGTGGTGTTCTCCATGGCTTATTGTCATACATATCATCAGAACTTCCACACTTTGAAGACATTCCACGAAGACAAGTTCAGAGACTGGATAGTATTCAGTATATGCAGCTAGACCAGCTCCAGCCAAATATATTGGTTCACTCAATCTTGAAAATTATCAACATTGCCATATTAACAG AATCTGTGTATAGCTACAGAGGTGGCAACCAAAGAAAAATTGTTCTAACAGTAGAACAGAACAGAGATCAACACTATAGGATggtgctgtggggagcaggggctgcctgGTGTCCTcaacttcaaaggaaaaaag ATCACATATGGGACTTTAAATACCTTCTGGTCCAACATAGTTCTGTCTCAGGTGACTTTGAACTGCACACAACTCCATGGTCATCCTATGAGTGCTTGTTTGATGATGACAAAAGGGCAATTGAATTTAgagaaaagtttcagaaaagcaaaacatcccTTATGCAGATGACAAAGCTCTCAGCACATCTGGAGGAAAAATGCTCAG GAGTGATGCAAGTGAAAGCCCGTATCTTAGAACTGAAGTTTACCATTTCAACTGGTCAGTACAAGCAACTCAGCTTCTGTGCTGACACTTCACTGGAGTATGTTTTGGCTTCTCTGCCTATGATTACATATTCAGGTTGTGCTAAATGTGGTTTGGAGCTACAGGCAGATGAGAACATGATCTACAAGCAGTGTATTAGATGTTTGCCATACAACAAAGTAAAAACATTCTACAG ACCTGCTTTGATGACAGTAGAAGATGGAGGATATGAAATTTATGTTCATGTGGTGTCTGAGTTGATAGAAAAAATCTTCCTCAATATTCCTGCAGACTGGCTGAACAGATTAGTAG TGCCCTCTTCAGATATAACCTACAGCACAATAGTAGCAGATCTGTGTCATTCACTGCTAGCAGATACGGAAGCATCTTACTTGTTGGAAATTCGGAGCCATTTTGTGCTAGATGAAAACAGCTATCCTTTGCAAAAGGATTTCCATCTGCTAAATTTTCATCCTGATCTTTGA
- the SHLD2 gene encoding shieldin complex subunit 2 isoform X2 yields MSKRPQIHIFVGAPSIPSLLHASERSSAAPAAEKWRELYCLYDTHSVFSEKIKGADHLVFQAESSVVTAVPTNDDSSQQSEKRRLMVAKEYLTSLVPVAVTCTSIPKKTESLIYSDCQISKDRCSHANVNQAADQHLPQKFAELARQDKQSHGCCSNLTERKASHLEVNSSDISDLVASTKQISIHLRSVEQGDQSDRGSDRHEHLSQYLDTFSPQNQESKPKGEPSDCSDFAVSTDTEFRSIVTSSQMAVLAQDRNEMQKRITKLLETEAGKKPEERQYDRFQFDSDVGTCLNVAENACKEEYTSSLELFSSEGDGENVCFEATKQEGSAQANTETSQELNVPAEQFVNEILIEPLSSGILCSQIDSSHKSSSKRAHKCEDSFHIFHSTFKRQLNSKKAKLNSSPAGPGMRVDQERMTEFKKLQKKLSPLKNCCCKNQKYNVLVTIVHPCHIKEIQVKTRPESSCKVPVATIVVIDQSEIERKVVLWRGAAFWSLTVFPGDIVLLTDIIMYENLWCGEMMLQSTFTSQLLNLGNCSALNPEEFYPIVDGGVLHGLLSYISSELPHFEDIPRRQVQRLDSIQYMQLDQLQPNILVHSILKIINIAILTESVYSYRGGNQRKIVLTVEQNRDQHYRMVLWGAGAAWCPQLQRKKDHIWDFKYLLVQHSSVSGDFELHTTPWSSYECLFDDDKRAIEFREKFQKSKTSLMQMTKLSAHLEEKCSGVMQVKARILELKFTISTGQYKQLSFCADTSLEYVLASLPMITYSGCAKCGLELQADENMIYKQCIRCLPYNKVKTFYRPALMTVEDGGYEIYVHVVSELIEKIFLNIPADWLNRLCPLQI; encoded by the exons atgtcaaaaagacctcaaattcatatttttgtgGGAGCACCCAGTATTCCAAGCCTGCTGCATGCGTCAGAGCGAAGTAGTGCAGCACCTGCTGCTGAAAAATGGAGAGAACTGTACTGTTTGTATGATACACATAgtgttttttctgagaaaatcAAGGGTGCTGACCACTTAGTGTTTCAGGCAGAAAGCTCTGTAGTCACAGCAGTTCCTACAAATGATGACAGCTCTCAGCAGTCTGAAAAGAGGAGATTAATGGTAGCAAAAGAGTATCTGACATCTCTTGTACCTGTGGCAGTAACTTGTACCAGCATACCTAAAAAGACTGAAAGTTTAATTTATTCTGATTGTCAAATATCTAAAGATAGATGCTCACATGCAAATGTAAATCAGGCTGCAGATCAACACCTTCCACAAAAATTTGCAGAGTTGGCTAGACAGGACAAACAATCACATGGCTGTTGTTCAAACCTCACTGAAAGAAAAGCCAGTCATTTAGAAGTGAACAGCTCTGACATTTCTGATTTGGTTGCCAGTACTAAACAGATTAGCATACATCTAAGGTCTGTGGAACAAGGTGATCAATCAGATCGTGGAAGTGATCGCCATGAACATCTAAGTCAATATCTGGATACATTTTCCCCCCAAAATCAAGAGTCAAAACCAAAAGGAGAACCAAGTGATTGTTCAGACTTTGCAGTGTCAACAGATACTGAATTTCGTAGTATAGTGACTTCGAGTCAGATGGCTGTTCTTGCACAGGATCGGAATGAGATGCAGAAAAGAATCACAAAGCTACTGGAAACAGAAGCAGgcaaaaaacctgaagaaaggcAGTATGATCGCTTCCAATTTGATTCTGATGTTGGAACATGTCTTAATGTGGCTGAAAATGCATGCAAGGAAGAGTATACAAGTTCCCTTGAACTTTTCAGTTCTGAGGGTGATGGGGAAAACGTTTGCTTTGAAGCTACAAAACAAGAAGGAAGTGCTCAGGCAAATACAGAGACATCTCAAGAACTTAATGTTCCTGCTGAGCAATTTGTAAATGAAATCCTTATCGAACCACTGAGCTCAGGAATATTGTGCTCCCAAATAGACAGTTCTCATAAGAGCTCTTCTAAAAGAGCCCACAAATGTGAAGattcctttcatatttttcacTCGACGTTTAAAAGACAGCTGAATTCAAAGAAAGCTAAACTGAATTCTTCTCCAGCTGGTCCTGGGATGAGAGTGGATCAAGAGAGGATGACAGAGTTCAAGAAACTTCAAAAGAAACTTTCACCACTTAAGAATTGCTGCTGCAAAAATCAAAAGTACAATGTTTTGGTCACAATAGTACATCCTTGTCATATCAAAGAAATACAGGTGAAGACTAGACCAGAATCTTCATGTAAAGTTCCTGTAGCAACAATTGTAGTTATTGACCAGTCAGAAATTGAGAGAAAGGTGGTGCTGTGGCGTGGTGCTGCATTTTGGTCACTCACTGTGTTTCCTGGGGATATTGTACTGCTTACAG ataTAATAATGTATGAGAATCTCTGGTGTGGAGAAATGATGCTGCAATCTACATTTACCAGTCAGTTACTAAATCTGGGGAACTGCTCAGCTCTCAATCCAGAAGAAT TTTATCCTATAGTGGATGGTGGTGTTCTCCATGGCTTATTGTCATACATATCATCAGAACTTCCACACTTTGAAGACATTCCACGAAGACAAGTTCAGAGACTGGATAGTATTCAGTATATGCAGCTAGACCAGCTCCAGCCAAATATATTGGTTCACTCAATCTTGAAAATTATCAACATTGCCATATTAACAG AATCTGTGTATAGCTACAGAGGTGGCAACCAAAGAAAAATTGTTCTAACAGTAGAACAGAACAGAGATCAACACTATAGGATggtgctgtggggagcaggggctgcctgGTGTCCTcaacttcaaaggaaaaaag ATCACATATGGGACTTTAAATACCTTCTGGTCCAACATAGTTCTGTCTCAGGTGACTTTGAACTGCACACAACTCCATGGTCATCCTATGAGTGCTTGTTTGATGATGACAAAAGGGCAATTGAATTTAgagaaaagtttcagaaaagcaaaacatcccTTATGCAGATGACAAAGCTCTCAGCACATCTGGAGGAAAAATGCTCAG GAGTGATGCAAGTGAAAGCCCGTATCTTAGAACTGAAGTTTACCATTTCAACTGGTCAGTACAAGCAACTCAGCTTCTGTGCTGACACTTCACTGGAGTATGTTTTGGCTTCTCTGCCTATGATTACATATTCAGGTTGTGCTAAATGTGGTTTGGAGCTACAGGCAGATGAGAACATGATCTACAAGCAGTGTATTAGATGTTTGCCATACAACAAAGTAAAAACATTCTACAG ACCTGCTTTGATGACAGTAGAAGATGGAGGATATGAAATTTATGTTCATGTGGTGTCTGAGTTGATAGAAAAAATCTTCCTCAATATTCCTGCAGACTGGCTGAACAGATTA TGCCCTCTTCAGATATAA